In Bacteroidia bacterium, one genomic interval encodes:
- a CDS encoding peptidylprolyl isomerase, protein MVFIIPSQLYSQKSDTVIDQIIGIVGNKIILQSDLEAQYQQYLAQGHYKDEAAKCDVLDQLLLTKLLIHYANIDSVTVSDAQVEGEIEKRIAYFTEQFNGSTEKLEEYYQKSVPEIKDEFRPLVKEQLLAQTMQQKIIGKASASPADVKAYFNSIPKDSLPYINSELEYGEIAFKIAVSDEEKSKVKTRLEDIRTRLLKGEDFATLAILYSQDAGSAKNGGELGYVPRGQFVPEFEAVAYKLKKGEISPIIETKFGYHVVQLIDRRGETINVRHILLKPEVSNSDLLATKAKADSIAFDIRSGKMKFEDAAIQFSDAEDSKNNGGNVVNPATGNTRFEANQVDAMVFFQLDKLKEGEVSNPALITSRDGAQYYKIFLLKKRTQPHVANLTDDYQRIQQAALSHKQAKLMDDWIVRKRKSTYVRIDPEFSHCEEIKKWSN, encoded by the coding sequence ATGGTATTCATTATACCCTCGCAGTTGTATTCTCAAAAATCCGATACTGTCATAGATCAGATAATCGGTATTGTTGGAAATAAAATCATTCTGCAATCCGACCTTGAGGCTCAATACCAACAGTATCTTGCGCAAGGACATTACAAAGATGAGGCTGCAAAATGTGATGTACTCGATCAGTTGCTGCTTACCAAATTACTTATTCACTATGCAAATATTGACAGTGTTACAGTGAGTGATGCGCAGGTTGAAGGCGAAATTGAAAAGCGAATTGCCTATTTTACAGAACAATTTAACGGCTCAACAGAAAAACTGGAAGAGTACTATCAGAAGTCTGTTCCTGAAATTAAAGACGAATTTCGTCCTTTAGTAAAAGAACAATTGCTGGCTCAAACCATGCAACAAAAAATAATAGGAAAAGCATCTGCATCACCTGCTGATGTAAAAGCATACTTCAATTCCATACCCAAAGACAGCCTGCCTTACATTAACTCCGAATTGGAATACGGAGAAATTGCATTTAAGATTGCTGTCTCCGATGAAGAAAAAAGTAAAGTTAAAACAAGGCTTGAAGATATAAGAACCCGTTTGTTAAAAGGAGAGGATTTTGCAACACTTGCAATTCTTTATTCGCAGGATGCAGGCTCTGCAAAGAATGGCGGAGAATTGGGTTATGTGCCCAGAGGGCAGTTTGTTCCGGAGTTTGAAGCTGTGGCCTATAAATTGAAAAAAGGTGAAATTTCACCAATCATTGAAACAAAATTTGGCTATCACGTGGTACAATTAATTGATCGCAGAGGAGAAACAATCAATGTACGTCACATATTACTGAAACCAGAAGTTAGTAATAGTGATTTGTTAGCTACAAAAGCTAAGGCAGATAGTATTGCTTTTGACATCAGAAGTGGTAAAATGAAATTTGAAGATGCAGCAATACAATTCTCAGATGCAGAAGATTCAAAAAACAATGGCGGCAATGTGGTTAACCCGGCAACAGGTAATACCCGTTTTGAAGCCAATCAGGTAGATGCCATGGTGTTTTTTCAGCTTGACAAACTAAAAGAAGGCGAAGTAAGCAACCCTGCATTAATCACATCACGCGATGGAGCACAGTATTATAAAATATTTCTGCTTAAAAAACGCACACAACCACACGTTGCTAATCTTACAGACGACTATCAACGTATTCAGCAGGCTGCATTAAGCCATAAACAAGCTAAGTTGATGGATGACTGGATAGTGAGAAAGCGGAAATCAACCTACGTAAGAATTGACCCTGAATTCAGTCATTGCGAAGAAATAAAAAAATGGTCTAACTAA
- a CDS encoding MoxR family ATPase codes for MNQHYTSDVEAIKGLVNSYQKLRTEIGKVIVGQDEVVRDVLISIFSKGHCLLVGVPGLAKTLLVNTISQALGLSFSRIQFTPDLMPSDITGIEILDENRHFKFIKGPVFANIILADEINRTPPKTQAALLEAMQERSVTVSGKRYELPNPFFVLATQNPIEQEGTYPLPEAQLDRFMFNVFLDYPSFEEEVLVVKNTTGDKIGKVEKVLEENEIIFFQELIRKIPVPDNVLHYAVGLTAKTRPGSENKSAMINDYVAWGAGPRASQFLVIGAKCHAAINGKFSPDIEDVKAVAVPILRHRLVRNYKAEADGVSVEKIIDSIL; via the coding sequence ATGAATCAACACTATACTTCAGATGTTGAAGCAATAAAAGGTTTAGTCAACAGTTATCAGAAACTCCGAACAGAGATTGGAAAAGTAATTGTCGGTCAGGATGAGGTGGTACGCGATGTGCTTATTTCTATTTTCAGCAAAGGACATTGCCTTCTTGTTGGTGTTCCCGGACTAGCAAAAACGCTGTTAGTAAACACTATATCACAGGCATTAGGCCTTTCATTCAGCCGCATTCAGTTTACACCCGACTTAATGCCAAGTGACATTACAGGTATAGAAATATTAGACGAAAACAGACACTTTAAATTTATCAAAGGTCCTGTATTTGCCAATATAATTCTTGCCGATGAGATTAACCGTACCCCTCCAAAAACGCAGGCTGCACTTCTTGAGGCAATGCAGGAAAGGTCTGTAACCGTTTCCGGAAAACGTTATGAATTGCCTAATCCGTTTTTTGTATTGGCAACACAAAATCCCATCGAGCAGGAAGGCACCTATCCCCTTCCTGAAGCACAGCTCGACCGATTTATGTTTAATGTTTTTCTGGATTATCCTTCATTTGAAGAAGAAGTTCTGGTTGTAAAAAACACTACCGGTGATAAAATTGGCAAAGTGGAAAAAGTACTGGAAGAAAATGAAATTATTTTTTTTCAGGAACTTATCCGCAAAATCCCTGTCCCCGACAATGTGTTGCATTATGCAGTAGGTTTAACCGCCAAAACACGTCCGGGTTCGGAAAACAAATCTGCTATGATTAATGACTATGTTGCATGGGGAGCAGGTCCGCGTGCATCACAGTTTTTAGTAATAGGTGCTAAATGTCATGCAGCTATCAACGGTAAATTTTCTCCTGATATAGAAGATGTAAAAGCTGTTGCTGTTCCAATACTACGCCATCGTTTAGTTCGCAATTATAAGGCCGAAGCCGATGGTGTTTCTGTTGAGAAGATAATAGACAGTATCCTTTAG
- a CDS encoding DUF2130 domain-containing protein produces MNEIICPNCKKAFKVDEAGFADILKQVRDHEFEEELQKRLNLAEQDKENAVKLADAKHKNVLQEKLALKDKELEKLKADNALELAKKDTAIAELKTKSSNADIEKKLSVAEAVKKIEKERDDLANNLKNKDTEKQLLEKSLNEKHSAELKTKDEIIKLKDEEIALRKDMKQKLSTKMVGETLEQHCEVEFNKLRATAFQKSYFEKDNDSSSGTKGDYIFRETDEENNEVISIMFEMKNEGDETTNKKRNEDFFDKLDKDRLKKNCEYAVLVTLLEADNELYNSGIVDVSHKYPKMYVIRPQFFIPIITFLRNAAMNSLHYKAELNRVRNQNLDITNFEEKLNKFRDGFSKNYLSAQSHFQEAIKKIDASIAAMNKVKEELTTSENQLRLANDKADDLTIKKLTHGNPTMKAKFNELKSK; encoded by the coding sequence ATGAACGAAATTATTTGCCCAAACTGTAAGAAGGCTTTCAAGGTAGATGAAGCAGGTTTTGCTGACATACTGAAACAAGTAAGAGACCATGAATTTGAAGAAGAGCTTCAAAAGCGACTAAACCTTGCTGAACAGGACAAAGAGAATGCAGTCAAACTTGCTGATGCAAAACATAAAAATGTGCTGCAAGAAAAACTTGCATTGAAAGATAAAGAACTGGAAAAGTTGAAAGCAGACAATGCTCTTGAACTTGCCAAAAAAGACACAGCAATTGCAGAACTGAAAACCAAGAGTAGTAATGCTGACATCGAGAAAAAACTTAGTGTTGCTGAAGCAGTAAAAAAGATTGAAAAAGAAAGAGATGACTTAGCTAATAATTTAAAGAATAAAGACACTGAGAAGCAACTACTGGAAAAGTCATTAAACGAAAAACATTCTGCTGAACTTAAAACAAAAGATGAAATCATTAAACTGAAAGATGAGGAAATTGCTCTTCGTAAAGATATGAAGCAAAAACTTTCAACTAAAATGGTTGGAGAAACACTTGAACAACATTGTGAAGTTGAGTTTAATAAACTTCGTGCGACAGCCTTTCAAAAATCCTATTTTGAAAAAGACAACGACTCAAGTTCAGGAACCAAAGGCGACTATATCTTTAGAGAAACTGATGAAGAAAATAATGAAGTGATTTCAATCATGTTTGAGATGAAAAATGAGGGCGATGAAACTACCAATAAAAAGAGAAATGAAGATTTTTTTGACAAACTTGATAAAGACCGTTTAAAAAAGAATTGTGAGTATGCCGTTTTAGTAACACTATTAGAGGCAGACAACGAACTCTATAATTCAGGAATTGTTGACGTATCACACAAGTATCCTAAAATGTATGTTATACGACCACAGTTTTTCATACCAATTATCACCTTCCTCAGGAATGCAGCAATGAACTCTTTACACTATAAAGCTGAACTTAATAGAGTAAGAAATCAAAATTTAGACATTACGAATTTTGAGGAAAAGTTAAACAAATTCAGAGACGGCTTTTCTAAGAATTATCTCTCAGCACAAAGTCATTTTCAAGAAGCAATAAAAAAAATTGATGCTTCAATAGCTGCCATGAACAAAGTTAAAGAAGAACTTACAACAAGCGAAAACCAATTACGGTTGGCAAATGACAAAGCAGACGATTTGACTATTAAAAAGTTGACGCATGGTAACCCTACAATGAAGGCAAAGTTTAACGAACTGAAATCTAAATGA
- a CDS encoding ionic transporter y4hA produces the protein MRKIRKLYQWTTSIPVLACLLYLSGLLDNNLVFQTIAGILLIFCVMSAVHHSEIIAHRVGEPYGTIILAVSITIIEVAIIVSLMTTGGKDYAAFARDTVYAAVMLILNGIVGLCLFIGGRKFHTQTFSPHSVKIALISLVSIVAFTMILPTFTNSEVGPYYTETQLLFEIFACLAIYTAFISAQTIRHREYFISDDTDIKNNEKKVNLISNTSLVISLVFLLISLTIVVLLAKILSIPIEQLIVSQGLPKSLVGIIIAAIILLPEGIAAVSAAKNNKLQTSLNLSLGSALASIGLTIPAVSVASYIYDFPIVLGLDILSIILLVISIFTVMLSLIGGRSNAVYGVVLLVNLVAYIFLTINP, from the coding sequence ATGAGAAAAATCAGAAAACTTTATCAATGGACAACCTCAATCCCTGTGTTAGCTTGTCTATTGTATTTATCCGGACTTTTAGACAATAACCTTGTTTTTCAAACAATAGCCGGCATACTATTAATATTTTGTGTGATGTCAGCAGTACATCACTCTGAAATTATTGCGCACCGTGTAGGAGAGCCTTATGGAACTATAATTTTAGCTGTTTCAATTACAATTATTGAAGTAGCCATTATTGTTTCTTTAATGACAACAGGAGGCAAAGATTATGCAGCATTTGCTAGAGACACCGTTTATGCCGCAGTGATGCTTATTCTAAATGGAATTGTTGGATTATGTTTGTTTATCGGAGGACGAAAGTTTCATACACAAACTTTCTCTCCACATTCTGTGAAAATTGCTCTGATTTCTCTTGTATCTATCGTTGCATTTACTATGATACTTCCAACCTTTACCAATAGTGAAGTTGGACCATACTACACTGAAACACAATTGCTTTTTGAAATTTTCGCATGTTTGGCAATTTATACAGCATTTATATCTGCACAGACAATTAGACATAGGGAGTATTTTATTTCTGATGACACCGATATTAAAAATAATGAAAAGAAGGTAAATCTTATTTCAAACACATCTCTTGTTATTAGCTTAGTGTTCTTGCTTATCAGTTTAACCATAGTAGTTCTACTTGCAAAAATCTTATCAATACCTATTGAACAGTTAATAGTCAGTCAAGGGTTACCCAAAAGTTTAGTAGGAATAATTATCGCTGCAATAATTTTGTTGCCAGAAGGGATTGCCGCAGTGAGTGCCGCAAAAAACAACAAATTGCAAACCAGTCTTAATTTATCATTAGGCTCTGCCTTAGCCAGCATTGGACTAACCATTCCTGCAGTTTCAGTGGCAAGTTATATCTATGATTTTCCTATTGTTTTAGGATTAGATATTTTATCCATCATACTCTTGGTAATATCAATATTTACTGTGATGCTCTCACTTATTGGCGGTAGAAGTAATGCAGTTTATGGTGTAGTTCTGTTGGTAAACCTTGTTGCATATATATTTTTGACAATCAATCCTTGA